From one Nodosilinea sp. PGN35 genomic stretch:
- a CDS encoding DUF1830 domain-containing protein, producing the protein MAQILDPLPSDGQSQVLCCYVNATSKIQVARITNVPDWYFERVVFPGQRLLFETVPKALLEIHTGMMASAILSDSIPCERLQVDDPEPTVFEAASGAELEASLLPEPLDQPTPAVAVSPAS; encoded by the coding sequence ATGGCACAAATCCTTGATCCCCTTCCCTCCGATGGCCAGAGCCAGGTGCTCTGCTGCTATGTCAATGCCACCAGTAAGATCCAGGTCGCTCGCATTACAAACGTGCCCGATTGGTACTTCGAACGGGTTGTATTTCCAGGGCAGCGGCTGCTGTTTGAAACGGTTCCCAAAGCCCTGCTGGAAATTCATACGGGTATGATGGCGAGCGCCATTTTGTCTGACAGTATTCCCTGCGAACGTTTGCAGGTCGATGACCCAGAGCCTACGGTTTTTGAGGCCGCCTCAGGTGCTGAGCTTGAGGCGAGCCTTCTGCCCGAACCCCTAGATCAGCCCACTCCTGCGGTGGCCGTTTCCCCTGCCAGTTAG
- a CDS encoding photosystem II high light acclimation radical SAM protein, which yields MPSTTASQARVLYVRLPCNPIFPIGVVYLADHVHKLFPLVEQRIFDLGAVPPLDYGAALDRCIDDFQPTLLVYSWRDIQIFAPVGGRGGNPLQNAFEFFYARNPFLRARGALGGLRMATTYLAELWRNQGLIKRGVKRARRYHPEVATVVGGGAVSVFYEQLHNRLPKGTIISVGEGEMLLERILRGQDFSDQRCYIAGETTPRDRLIHEEPAPLEKTACNYDYIEAIWPEFDYYLQDQDFYIGVQTKRGCPHNCCYCVYTVVEGKQVRINPADEVVAEMQQLYKRGVRNFWFTDAQFIPARRFMKDAEELLEKILAAGMTDIHWAAYIRADNLTPRLCQLMADTGMNYFEIGITSGSQELVRKMRMGYNLRTVLQNCKDLKAAGFNDLVSVNYSFNVIDERPETIRQTLAYHRALEAVFGRDKVEPAIFFIGLQPHTHLEEYAFEKDILKRDYNPLDIHLPWVSKKLLWNPEPLGSFFGEVCLEAWQRNPDDFGREVMDILEERLGRAPLEEALSAPIEADRRPLAALSS from the coding sequence ATGCCCTCTACTACCGCCAGCCAGGCCCGTGTGCTCTACGTACGGCTGCCCTGTAACCCCATTTTCCCCATCGGGGTTGTATACCTAGCTGACCATGTGCACAAGCTGTTTCCCCTCGTAGAGCAACGGATCTTTGATCTCGGTGCCGTGCCGCCCCTCGACTATGGGGCTGCCCTCGATCGCTGCATTGACGACTTTCAGCCCACCCTGCTGGTGTACTCCTGGCGCGACATTCAGATTTTTGCCCCGGTGGGCGGTCGCGGCGGCAACCCGCTGCAAAATGCCTTTGAGTTTTTCTACGCCCGCAACCCGTTCCTCAGGGCGCGGGGTGCCCTGGGCGGCCTGCGCATGGCCACCACCTATCTGGCCGAGCTGTGGCGCAACCAGGGGCTGATCAAGCGGGGGGTTAAGCGCGCCCGGCGCTACCACCCCGAGGTCGCCACCGTGGTGGGCGGCGGCGCGGTCAGCGTGTTCTACGAGCAGTTGCACAACCGCCTGCCCAAGGGCACGATCATCTCCGTGGGCGAGGGGGAGATGCTGCTGGAGCGGATTTTGCGGGGCCAAGATTTCTCCGATCAGCGCTGCTACATTGCGGGGGAGACCACACCGCGCGATCGCCTGATCCACGAAGAGCCCGCCCCCCTCGAAAAAACCGCCTGCAACTACGACTACATCGAGGCGATCTGGCCGGAGTTTGACTACTACCTGCAAGACCAGGACTTCTACATTGGCGTGCAGACCAAGCGGGGCTGCCCCCACAACTGCTGCTACTGCGTCTACACCGTGGTGGAGGGCAAGCAGGTGCGCATCAACCCCGCCGACGAGGTGGTGGCCGAAATGCAGCAGCTGTACAAGCGGGGCGTGCGCAACTTCTGGTTTACCGACGCCCAGTTCATCCCCGCCCGTCGGTTCATGAAAGACGCTGAAGAGCTGCTGGAGAAGATTCTCGCCGCGGGCATGACCGACATCCACTGGGCCGCCTACATCCGGGCCGACAACCTCACCCCCCGGCTCTGCCAGCTGATGGCCGACACCGGCATGAACTACTTTGAGATCGGCATCACCAGCGGCTCCCAGGAGCTGGTGCGCAAGATGCGCATGGGCTACAACCTGCGCACGGTGCTGCAAAACTGCAAAGATCTCAAGGCGGCGGGCTTCAACGACCTGGTGTCGGTCAACTACTCCTTTAATGTGATTGACGAGCGGCCCGAGACCATTCGCCAGACCCTCGCCTACCACCGCGCCCTGGAGGCGGTATTTGGCCGCGACAAGGTGGAGCCCGCCATTTTCTTCATTGGTCTCCAGCCCCACACCCACCTGGAGGAGTACGCCTTTGAGAAGGACATTCTCAAGCGCGACTATAACCCCCTGGATATTCACCTGCCCTGGGTGTCGAAGAAGCTGCTGTGGAACCCAGAGCCGCTGGGGTCGTTTTTTGGCGAGGTGTGCCTGGAGGCCTGGCAGCGCAACCCCGACGACTTTGGCCGCGAGGTGATGGATATTCTGGAAGAGCGACTGGGGCGGGCTCCGCTAGAGGAAGCTTTGAGCGCTCCGATCGAGGCTGACCGCCGCCCTCTGGCTGCGTTATCATCCTGA
- a CDS encoding MBL fold metallo-hydrolase, whose amino-acid sequence MANTASPSDTRFPARAGDLPQPEPPDAAQTFTLTFWGVRGNIPAPGADTVRYGGNTACVEVQVGGQRLIFDGGTGLRVLGRHLMAQEQPVAAHLFFTHTHWDRIQGFPFFAPAFAAATQLDIYGAQALNGASIKQRLMDQMLRPNFFKPLQTMAAAMTFHNIAAGEAIALGDVLVEPWILNRHTSALGYRVSWGDRVLVYATDTDPTQTSLDPNLLLLASEADVLVFDGTYADAAYSDPNGSGLAPWHLGIEVARASQVKHLVLFHHNPCHSDDQLDQLEHQVRASFARTSLAREGMTLDLIAC is encoded by the coding sequence ATGGCCAATACCGCTAGCCCATCCGACACCCGATTTCCGGCTCGCGCTGGAGATCTGCCCCAGCCTGAGCCCCCAGACGCAGCGCAGACCTTTACGCTGACTTTTTGGGGCGTGCGCGGCAACATTCCGGCACCGGGGGCCGATACCGTGCGCTACGGCGGCAACACCGCCTGCGTAGAAGTACAGGTGGGCGGGCAGCGGCTCATTTTTGACGGCGGTACCGGCCTGCGGGTGCTGGGTCGCCACCTCATGGCCCAGGAGCAGCCCGTGGCGGCCCATCTGTTCTTTACCCACACCCACTGGGATCGCATTCAGGGATTCCCCTTCTTTGCTCCGGCCTTTGCCGCTGCCACCCAGCTCGACATCTACGGAGCCCAGGCCCTCAACGGCGCTTCGATCAAACAGCGGCTGATGGATCAGATGCTGCGGCCCAATTTTTTTAAGCCCCTGCAAACCATGGCGGCGGCCATGACCTTTCACAACATTGCCGCTGGCGAGGCGATCGCCCTCGGCGACGTGCTGGTAGAACCCTGGATCCTGAACCGTCACACTAGCGCCCTGGGCTACCGGGTGAGCTGGGGCGATCGCGTGCTGGTCTACGCCACCGACACCGACCCCACCCAAACCAGCCTGGATCCCAACCTGCTGCTGCTGGCCAGCGAGGCCGATGTCCTGGTTTTCGACGGCACCTATGCCGACGCGGCCTACTCTGACCCAAACGGCTCTGGCCTGGCACCCTGGCACCTGGGCATTGAGGTGGCCCGAGCTAGCCAGGTCAAACACCTGGTGCTGTTTCACCACAACCCGTGCCACAGCGACGACCAACTCGACCAGCTAGAGCATCAGGTACGGGCCAGTTTTGCCCGCACCAGCCTGGCCCGCGAGGGCATGACCCTAGACTTGATAGCCTGCTAG
- a CDS encoding SH3 domain-containing protein, translated as MNRVFERVCLGLAPLALLSAPAALAATVPVIPTATGQETRLAQAARLETVLYFETESRAVRVYRNGAGLFMNLYNKATDAVELRGAPTQLVPSTRDQTVYRAGGETQHLARIAVTGATELEIVAASGSAVLQEPGFNAVVGLASGSADFRGNNFAPGTPALVLSAEAARLRSAPRLGSDILSQAPRRAVVEVIDRVGNPEDSFIWYQVVYQGTTGWVRGDLLQPT; from the coding sequence ATGAATCGGGTTTTTGAACGTGTTTGCCTAGGGCTGGCCCCGCTGGCGCTGCTGAGTGCTCCTGCGGCCCTGGCCGCCACCGTCCCCGTCATCCCCACCGCCACCGGGCAGGAAACCCGTCTGGCCCAGGCGGCCCGCCTCGAAACGGTGCTGTACTTTGAAACCGAATCGAGGGCGGTGCGCGTCTACCGCAACGGGGCGGGCCTGTTTATGAACCTCTACAACAAGGCCACCGATGCCGTAGAGCTGCGCGGTGCCCCAACGCAGCTAGTGCCCAGCACTCGCGACCAGACAGTGTACCGAGCCGGAGGCGAGACTCAGCATCTGGCTCGAATTGCCGTGACCGGTGCCACCGAGCTGGAAATTGTTGCCGCCAGCGGCAGCGCTGTGCTTCAGGAACCCGGCTTTAACGCCGTGGTCGGCCTGGCCTCGGGCTCCGCCGACTTTCGCGGCAACAACTTTGCCCCCGGCACTCCGGCCCTGGTGCTGTCGGCTGAGGCCGCTCGGCTGCGCTCGGCCCCGCGCCTGGGCAGCGATATTTTGAGCCAGGCTCCCCGCCGCGCCGTAGTCGAAGTCATCGATCGGGTGGGCAACCCCGAGGACAGCTTTATCTGGTACCAGGTGGTCTACCAGGGCACCACCGGCTGGGTGCGGGGAGACTTGCTTCAGCCTACCTAG
- a CDS encoding ABC transporter ATP-binding protein: protein MTPPTILRLDALTKHYDPQLPPAVDHISLSLGQGEILGLLGPSGCGKTTLLRLIAGFEKPDGGTLYLGSQPVGGTTWLPPERRDVGIVFQDYALFPHLTVEQNVAFGLQRRDRKGRQAAADLQRRTAEAIALVGLETLTHRFPHELSGGQQQRVALARALAPRPTIILLDEPFSNLDVQVRLYLRQEVRDILRQVGASCVFVTHDQEEALALADRVAVMHRGQLEQIDTPEVVYGQPTSRFVAEFVTQANFLPAQTSPQGWQTEVGCFGATDGTAAQADLMVRQEDMALVEDRHGPVVVRDRQFLGREYKYCLQTPSGQLLYARLPIDSAIAVGSRVQIAVPHQRLQWYPAETRGAAAAAIGV from the coding sequence ATGACCCCACCGACGATTCTGCGCCTTGATGCCCTCACGAAGCACTACGACCCCCAGCTGCCGCCAGCGGTAGATCACATCAGCCTCAGCCTGGGGCAGGGAGAGATCTTGGGCCTGCTGGGGCCGTCAGGCTGCGGCAAAACCACGCTGCTGCGTCTGATCGCAGGGTTTGAGAAACCCGATGGCGGCACCCTCTACCTGGGCAGCCAGCCGGTGGGCGGCACCACCTGGCTGCCCCCCGAGCGTCGCGACGTGGGCATTGTGTTTCAGGATTACGCCCTGTTTCCGCACCTGACGGTGGAGCAGAATGTCGCCTTTGGCCTCCAGCGCCGCGATCGCAAAGGACGGCAGGCCGCCGCCGATCTCCAGCGGCGCACCGCTGAGGCGATCGCCCTGGTGGGGCTCGAAACCCTGACCCACCGCTTTCCCCACGAGCTGTCGGGGGGGCAGCAGCAGCGGGTGGCCCTGGCCCGCGCCCTGGCTCCGCGCCCGACCATCATTCTGCTGGACGAGCCCTTTAGCAACCTGGATGTGCAGGTGCGCCTGTACCTGCGCCAGGAGGTGCGCGACATTTTGCGCCAGGTGGGGGCCTCCTGCGTGTTTGTCACCCACGACCAGGAGGAGGCCCTGGCCCTGGCCGATCGCGTGGCCGTGATGCACCGGGGCCAGCTGGAGCAGATCGATACCCCCGAGGTCGTCTACGGGCAGCCCACCTCGCGGTTTGTGGCCGAGTTTGTCACCCAGGCCAATTTTTTGCCCGCCCAGACCAGTCCCCAGGGGTGGCAGACCGAGGTGGGCTGCTTTGGCGCTACCGACGGTACAGCAGCCCAGGCCGACCTCATGGTGCGCCAGGAGGATATGGCCCTGGTGGAAGATCGCCACGGCCCGGTGGTGGTGCGCGATCGCCAGTTTTTGGGCCGGGAGTACAAGTACTGTTTGCAAACCCCCTCGGGGCAACTGCTCTACGCCCGGCTGCCCATTGACAGCGCGATCGCCGTGGGCAGCCGGGTGCAGATTGCGGTGCCGCACCAGCGGTTGCAGTGGTACCCGGCTGAGACCCGTGGGGCAGCTGCCGCTGCGATCGGTGTGTAG
- a CDS encoding DUF4079 domain-containing protein, producing MNLPSFLWLWRIAAWSMGLTLTGYGLLAVTGGVLFYTRSREQGRSAWLRPLHIVLGTGVVLLVLVLLAIGVIGTLGEYGRLGHSLHLLFGLAVVALVLASAWSATRIAVERPWARSLHVGLNGALGIALAAAGLSGWQVVQKYLP from the coding sequence GTGAACCTACCTTCGTTTTTGTGGCTGTGGCGGATTGCCGCCTGGTCTATGGGGCTCACCCTGACGGGCTATGGTCTGCTGGCCGTCACGGGTGGGGTGCTGTTCTACACCCGCTCTAGGGAGCAGGGGCGATCGGCCTGGCTGCGTCCGCTGCACATCGTCCTGGGGACGGGGGTGGTGCTCCTGGTGTTGGTGCTGCTCGCCATTGGGGTGATTGGCACCCTTGGGGAGTATGGTCGGCTGGGCCATTCCCTTCATCTGCTGTTTGGGCTGGCCGTGGTGGCCCTGGTGCTGGCTTCGGCCTGGAGCGCTACCCGCATTGCCGTGGAGCGTCCCTGGGCGCGATCGCTCCATGTCGGCCTTAACGGTGCTCTGGGCATCGCCCTGGCGGCTGCCGGGCTCTCCGGGTGGCAGGTAGTGCAGAAGTATTTGCCCTGA